In Fervidicoccaceae archaeon, the DNA window AGGCCATTCTAAGGAGGACGTCCTCGTGTGCCTCGAACTCGCCTGCACGCGAGATCTTCTCCATAGTGGCCTGGTCCAGTCGGATCAGTCCAACTCGCAGAGCGATCCTGGAGAGGTGATTGTCGACAGGAACTTCCTTGTTGTGAGAGTCCTTGAAAGGTGATAGCCTCCGATCGAGGAACTTAGCTAGGAGGAATGCCTTCTTCTCGACAGGATCCTGATATGCGACGAAGACCTTGAGCCTATCGATGAGCCCTTCCCCCACTCCGCGCCTCAAGTAACCACCAGAGGCTCTCAGCAAGAGCAACGAGTCGCCCTCGTAGAGGGCCTCGAGCTTCGCTCCTAGATCCCTAAGCAGCGCGACTCTCCTCTCGAGGTCGCGCGGCAGCCTGACCTCTCCCCCCGCTCTGGCCCCCAGCCAGTCGGCCGCCTCGCTCACAGTGATCTTGGCCAGCCTCTCGGCCGCGAAGAAGTCCGGGTCCTCGTTGAGCTTCCGCGCTCCCAACCTGTAGAGAAGGTCCGCTCCCCGATATAGCTCGCCCTCTACATAACCCTCGTAGCGCGCGGTCCAGGTCCCGAGCCTGTGGTCTATCGCCACCATAGCGAGGAAATACGAGACAATGAGACTGGCCGGCGCTCTCGGTGAGGGATAGTAACGCGTGTCATCGAATTGGTCTATTGGGAGCTTCCGTAAGATCCCCTCTAACATCGTAGCCGCTTCCCAGATCTTGCCATGGTCTATCCAAATGCGCATCGAATGCATCGAGCCCTCGTCTTAGAGGCGCCTCAACGTTCTCCGCCACCTAGCGGATATGAAAATTTTTCCTCGAGGAGCTCCGATATCAGTTCCACGATCTGCTCGAGAGCTTCGGGGCGCTCGCTGTCCACCTCCACGACTCTCTCCCCGAGACACTCCAAGGCCTCCGAAGCTACGACGCCAGCGCGCTCGGCCTCTACGTTTTCTTCTATCTTAATGCGCGGCCAGCCACGCTCTCTCAGCCTAACCTCGAGGACTTCGGGTCTCGCTCTCAGGACCAATACGAGGTCTACCAAGGCGCCACGAAGGAGACAGGGTTGAGACGTATCGATGACCAGCAGCTCGCAGCCCCTCCGCTTAGCGAGCTCGATCTC includes these proteins:
- a CDS encoding AAA family ATPase; this translates as MIVVVTGTPGTGKTLVSRRLEERLGACVVNVARLALERELVVDYDFERETSTIDEPKLRIELLREIELAKRRGCELLVIDTSQPCLLRGALVDLVLVLRARPEVLEVRLRERGWPRIKIEENVEAERAGVVASEALECLGERVVEVDSERPEALEQIVELISELLEEKFSYPLGGGER